In Stieleria varia, one genomic interval encodes:
- a CDS encoding DUF4838 domain-containing protein, producing MRSTLTFLVALLLSPLAATQAAERFIVRDAKPQAEIVIAENPSRMQRVAAHEFRMQIEKISGARLPIVTAPSGSVVKIFIGESPHNPVNANGLLAGAYRITSGPDWMSLVGNDQDFTPMQPFAKNNSDIPRAQAEWETIVGAPYGMPGRGLYKNRLRLPGDIGKPEGAISAPKETLEIWGLDERGSFNAVCGFLRKLGARWYLPGELGEILPSMKTIPLPQIDETVQPDFPLRQFNFRFSTAGPETSRWVMRLGLRNDERLQIAHGISTMTNHQAVYDAHPDWFAIYGGKTDFKPGDTKCQVCYSNDELFHETVRWARALLDNYQFETVSIMPPDGYTAICQCEQCKGKDSPERNERGLLSDHVWDFVNRVAKEIAKTHPRAKVLNCAYGAYTLPPLKIEKLEPNVQVCIVGGRRPINKAGSKGQGESAPDALRATWEKKTDNPLLNFENYPFTSRGWYLPSFAAHAIGESVNATKDVSAGEDIWLSVAQDFATKDIGFNHFMVYFTARMYWGGRDADVDAMLDEYCRLFYGPAEQEMLAFFSHCEANWSAMDDDKAVADEALALFDKAKAKTAATSVYGQRIALIDDYLKGLRMKTQQLGQKRGPVPKVRLVGDAHDIVVDGKLTEEYWRTCPVAATGRFRELQTGRMPSFGTSFKAGWQGNNLYFAIECDEPFGEKPVSASTRDDDPAIWHGDAIELQLATETHSYYQIAISPAGHVVDLDRGAGKSFGWDSKAEVATHIADDHWIVEIRLPITADENDPLNQVIGRHPTQSLPWHINLCRQRIRDDGQELSAFSPTGTSGFHEPMKFAQFYDGKSHQFESDPDVTDFAIRFLDATKQRKADGFLAIAKLKNNTDLQRSAALEQAALLDRDNAETIIARIPIESVQKAAQMQHLLAQRDASRLISQFAQEDFTRWPFWKRGDGYRLRGRAFFVIEDGEKAESDFANALPWISDQRTRDSVLLSMAQNRERNLNDDEAALKAFRAIVTDRQRIGSADEYGALQGIARIQTRRGQFDQALLTLQRAGLDKLRGTWRENILRSIEEVNEARRNAEK from the coding sequence ATGAGATCCACACTCACATTCCTCGTCGCCCTGCTGCTTTCGCCGCTGGCTGCAACTCAGGCTGCAGAACGGTTCATCGTTCGCGATGCCAAGCCGCAAGCGGAAATTGTCATTGCTGAGAATCCCAGTCGCATGCAGCGTGTCGCTGCGCATGAGTTTCGGATGCAGATCGAAAAGATCAGCGGTGCGAGATTGCCCATCGTGACCGCACCGAGCGGCAGCGTGGTGAAGATCTTCATCGGCGAGAGTCCGCACAATCCCGTGAACGCGAACGGCTTGCTGGCCGGTGCGTATCGCATCACTTCGGGTCCGGATTGGATGTCACTCGTCGGTAATGATCAAGATTTCACCCCGATGCAGCCCTTTGCAAAGAACAACAGCGACATCCCCCGCGCGCAGGCTGAGTGGGAAACGATCGTCGGTGCACCATATGGGATGCCGGGGCGTGGACTCTACAAAAACCGTTTGCGCCTGCCCGGCGACATCGGAAAACCGGAAGGTGCGATCTCGGCGCCTAAGGAGACTCTGGAAATCTGGGGACTCGATGAACGTGGCAGTTTCAATGCGGTCTGCGGTTTCCTGCGCAAACTCGGTGCGAGGTGGTACTTGCCGGGTGAACTGGGCGAAATCCTGCCGTCGATGAAAACCATCCCGCTACCACAAATCGATGAAACGGTGCAGCCGGATTTTCCTCTGCGGCAGTTCAATTTTCGCTTCAGTACCGCCGGCCCCGAAACGTCGCGATGGGTGATGCGACTCGGACTGCGAAATGACGAACGTCTGCAGATCGCTCATGGCATTTCCACGATGACGAATCATCAGGCCGTCTATGATGCGCATCCAGATTGGTTCGCGATCTACGGTGGTAAGACTGATTTCAAACCCGGTGACACGAAGTGCCAAGTCTGCTACTCGAACGACGAGCTGTTCCACGAGACCGTGCGTTGGGCGCGGGCGCTGCTGGACAACTACCAGTTCGAAACCGTTTCCATCATGCCGCCGGACGGATACACCGCCATCTGTCAATGTGAACAATGCAAAGGCAAGGATTCACCCGAGCGGAACGAGCGTGGCTTGCTGAGCGATCATGTGTGGGATTTTGTCAATCGCGTGGCCAAGGAGATCGCTAAGACGCATCCGCGCGCCAAAGTGCTCAACTGCGCCTACGGTGCATACACGCTGCCGCCGTTGAAGATCGAGAAACTTGAGCCGAATGTGCAAGTCTGTATTGTCGGCGGTCGGCGTCCGATCAATAAAGCCGGCAGCAAAGGCCAAGGTGAGTCCGCACCCGATGCGTTGCGAGCGACATGGGAAAAAAAGACCGACAATCCGCTGTTGAACTTTGAAAACTACCCTTTCACCAGTCGAGGATGGTACCTGCCCAGTTTTGCCGCGCACGCGATCGGCGAAAGCGTGAATGCGACCAAAGATGTTTCGGCAGGCGAAGACATTTGGCTCAGCGTGGCACAGGACTTCGCCACCAAAGACATCGGCTTCAATCACTTCATGGTCTATTTCACCGCTCGCATGTACTGGGGAGGCCGGGACGCGGATGTCGACGCGATGCTGGACGAGTACTGTCGCCTGTTCTACGGTCCCGCCGAACAGGAGATGCTCGCATTTTTCAGTCATTGCGAGGCAAACTGGAGTGCGATGGATGACGACAAAGCGGTAGCCGATGAAGCGCTCGCCTTGTTCGACAAGGCGAAAGCCAAGACTGCGGCTACGAGCGTTTACGGCCAACGTATTGCCTTGATCGACGACTACCTCAAAGGTCTGCGAATGAAGACGCAGCAGCTCGGACAAAAACGCGGTCCCGTGCCCAAGGTTCGACTTGTGGGCGATGCGCATGACATCGTCGTCGATGGAAAACTCACCGAAGAATACTGGCGGACTTGCCCCGTCGCCGCAACGGGCAGGTTTCGTGAACTGCAAACCGGTCGCATGCCCTCGTTCGGAACCTCCTTCAAAGCCGGCTGGCAGGGGAACAATCTTTATTTCGCCATTGAGTGCGACGAGCCTTTCGGCGAGAAACCTGTCTCTGCATCGACGCGAGATGACGATCCTGCCATCTGGCACGGCGACGCGATCGAACTGCAGCTCGCCACCGAAACGCATTCGTATTACCAAATCGCCATCAGTCCCGCTGGTCACGTCGTCGACTTGGATCGCGGCGCAGGCAAGTCCTTTGGCTGGGACTCAAAGGCTGAGGTCGCAACACACATCGCTGACGATCACTGGATCGTCGAGATCCGCTTGCCCATTACCGCTGACGAGAACGATCCCCTCAATCAAGTCATCGGGCGACACCCCACGCAAAGTTTGCCGTGGCATATCAACCTGTGTCGCCAGCGGATTCGCGACGACGGCCAGGAACTCAGTGCTTTTTCACCGACTGGTACCAGCGGATTCCACGAACCAATGAAATTCGCTCAGTTCTATGACGGCAAGTCACATCAGTTTGAATCGGATCCCGATGTCACTGATTTCGCCATCCGTTTTCTTGATGCGACGAAACAACGAAAAGCGGACGGATTTCTGGCAATCGCTAAACTGAAAAACAACACCGATCTGCAGCGTTCCGCCGCGTTGGAACAGGCCGCTTTGCTTGACAGGGACAACGCGGAAACGATCATCGCTCGCATACCGATCGAATCGGTACAGAAGGCCGCGCAAATGCAGCACTTGCTTGCTCAACGCGACGCATCACGGTTGATCTCGCAGTTCGCCCAAGAAGACTTTACTCGGTGGCCATTCTGGAAACGTGGCGACGGCTATCGACTACGCGGCCGCGCCTTTTTTGTCATCGAAGACGGGGAAAAGGCAGAATCTGATTTCGCCAACGCTTTGCCCTGGATCAGCGATCAACGCACCCGTGACTCGGTGCTATTGTCGATGGCACAGAATCGCGAACGCAATTTGAATGACGACGAGGCAGCACTCAAAGCGTTTCGTGCAATCGTCACCGATCGCCAACGCATCGGCAGCGCAGACGAATACGGTGCGTTGCAGGGGATCGCACGTATCCAAACACGACGGGGGCAATTTGACCAGGCATTGCTCACACTTCAGCGAGCCGGTCTCGACAAGCTTCGGGGCACATGGCGAGAAAACATCCTCCGATCCATCGAAGAGGTCAATGAAGCCAGACGCAACGCGGAAAAGTGA
- a CDS encoding GMC oxidoreductase has product MPFQNNYQNLVAEQSQAHTRLIRNYDGSNKDFDVIIIGSGIGGGILADDLADRLGSTHRILVVDAGSFIYPTHVYNISRVPNSSVARHFGVDNFFQNSSDLIFIGEKPQLAFGGRSVFWSGLIPQAQDWELEFFPPSIRADLKSKFLSLAGKSMNESISLGEKAAAIVEHFQNSNLNNDFEIQETPRAVHQPYLNADGTPRGEWFTEPTGVFNTAELLINQVGLTPGADQNGNGLFIKLNSFAESVNNVPFGWHEVKTTSTINGEQQSFYAPKVVIAAGSTESPKLINRSSVYQRLPDEVKQLVGFGLTDHPVSGESQAFVSSLGDAPRVDLSRRDHAKIIFYSRGELDANGHVKFPFNIEMNVNHEYWHLRNNDPSAERVSDDRSKTRVDIKFSFANCLDDANGIFSHANDGYQPEIRFKRFSALNDLLQSRFVAVAGWMKTKGEFFGLLNGTRDRVFAEFNDVDFITGEYGEGPGKQWPFGWGTVHHACGTLRMPWKENRNAGFNNESVVDENLELRHDSGVYVCDMSVLPISTAANPVRTLAGLAHRLSEHLG; this is encoded by the coding sequence ATGCCATTTCAGAATAACTATCAGAATTTGGTTGCCGAACAATCGCAGGCCCACACTCGCTTGATTCGAAATTACGACGGTTCCAATAAAGATTTTGATGTGATCATCATCGGATCTGGAATCGGCGGTGGCATTCTTGCCGACGATCTGGCTGACCGTTTGGGCAGTACACATCGGATTTTGGTTGTTGATGCCGGTTCCTTCATTTATCCGACGCACGTTTACAACATCAGCCGTGTCCCCAATTCTTCCGTGGCTCGGCATTTCGGCGTCGACAATTTTTTTCAGAACTCGAGCGACTTGATTTTCATCGGCGAGAAGCCGCAGCTTGCCTTCGGTGGACGGTCCGTCTTTTGGTCGGGCTTGATCCCGCAAGCTCAGGATTGGGAGTTGGAGTTTTTTCCACCGTCGATTCGGGCTGATCTGAAGTCCAAGTTTTTGAGCCTGGCGGGCAAGTCGATGAACGAGTCAATCTCGTTGGGCGAAAAGGCGGCTGCGATTGTGGAGCATTTTCAGAACAGTAATTTGAACAATGATTTTGAGATTCAAGAAACACCGCGTGCCGTTCATCAACCTTACCTCAATGCGGATGGTACGCCTCGTGGAGAATGGTTCACGGAGCCGACGGGCGTTTTTAATACGGCCGAGTTGCTGATCAATCAAGTCGGCCTCACTCCGGGGGCCGATCAGAATGGAAACGGTTTATTCATCAAGCTCAATAGCTTCGCCGAATCAGTGAACAATGTTCCGTTCGGATGGCATGAGGTCAAAACGACGAGCACCATCAACGGTGAGCAGCAAAGTTTTTATGCTCCCAAGGTCGTGATCGCTGCCGGTTCGACAGAAAGTCCTAAATTGATCAATCGATCATCTGTGTATCAGCGGTTACCAGACGAAGTGAAGCAGCTTGTCGGTTTTGGACTGACCGATCATCCCGTCAGCGGAGAATCGCAAGCGTTTGTCTCGTCGCTGGGCGACGCCCCTCGCGTTGACCTTAGCCGCCGAGATCACGCGAAGATTATCTTTTATTCACGAGGTGAACTGGATGCAAACGGTCACGTGAAGTTCCCCTTCAACATCGAAATGAATGTAAATCACGAGTACTGGCACTTGCGAAACAATGATCCGTCGGCCGAACGCGTATCGGACGACAGAAGCAAAACACGAGTGGACATCAAGTTCAGCTTCGCAAATTGTCTGGACGATGCGAACGGGATTTTTTCACACGCCAACGACGGGTATCAACCCGAGATTCGCTTCAAGCGGTTTTCCGCACTCAATGATTTGTTGCAGTCTCGTTTTGTCGCGGTCGCGGGCTGGATGAAAACGAAAGGTGAGTTCTTTGGCTTACTCAACGGGACACGCGATCGAGTGTTTGCCGAGTTCAATGACGTTGACTTCATCACAGGCGAGTATGGGGAGGGACCTGGGAAACAGTGGCCCTTTGGCTGGGGAACGGTGCACCATGCTTGCGGTACATTGCGGATGCCTTGGAAGGAAAACCGAAACGCAGGCTTCAACAATGAATCCGTTGTCGACGAGAATCTCGAGTTGCGGCATGACAGCGGGGTCTATGTTTGCGACATGTCGGTCTTGCCGATCAGCACAGCAGCGAATCCGGTGCGAACCTTGGCCGGTTTGGCTCACCGCTTGTCAGAGCACCTCGGCTAG
- a CDS encoding sialidase family protein: MAIQNHQPIVRSATTLTFAFSLITSLLPNFSASLCAQAVAPESVLGDTTMPPPDDVSQRFPYGITGKTPPALTKVNHAGQEPYHKHRINLRVFQGCPQVEISDGGRLWATWFGSNTQTERAPFHQGQFSVISTSGDGGKTWKEVFVFDPSDLLGGGASDPMLWKDPTGNIRFIGLRNIDFKGKDDFATSAWEFTMLDPEKEHTRWSPPRLLGNKNISVMKPLIFPDKTILRSMDDFKLVGKKDKVRIRFLKEDVDGKPLFVSELPIDNDAGFAEQMPIIRKDGSLFTFYRARNGQKFAESFDGGRTWQLGGYYPMQFSINTKCILKTLPSGRVLLVANDVQMDSKNGGKRYFYTDDLGKENELKKNKTARTRMTAYLSEDDGKTFPHRMLLCDDGQISYPSATLGKDGAIYIVYDQGRGEIGQHTIFLSKITEADVLAGKRVDDDSFLNNIVSRPSDHGGGRREGDTL; encoded by the coding sequence ATGGCCATACAAAACCATCAACCGATTGTTCGATCTGCAACCACCCTCACGTTTGCATTCAGCCTCATCACCAGCCTGCTGCCGAATTTTTCCGCTAGTCTCTGTGCCCAGGCCGTCGCCCCCGAATCAGTACTGGGTGACACCACCATGCCGCCCCCTGACGACGTGTCACAGCGTTTCCCCTATGGAATCACGGGCAAGACCCCACCTGCACTGACCAAGGTCAACCATGCTGGACAGGAACCCTACCACAAGCACCGCATCAACCTAAGAGTGTTTCAAGGTTGTCCGCAGGTGGAGATCTCCGACGGAGGCCGGCTCTGGGCAACGTGGTTCGGATCCAACACCCAAACCGAACGGGCGCCGTTTCACCAAGGACAATTTTCGGTGATCTCGACGTCTGGCGATGGCGGCAAGACTTGGAAGGAAGTCTTTGTCTTTGACCCGAGTGATCTCCTCGGCGGTGGAGCATCCGATCCGATGCTTTGGAAAGATCCCACAGGCAACATTCGCTTCATCGGGCTTCGGAATATCGATTTCAAGGGCAAAGACGACTTTGCCACCTCGGCATGGGAGTTCACGATGCTGGATCCTGAGAAAGAACACACTCGTTGGTCACCGCCACGCCTGCTGGGAAACAAGAACATCTCTGTCATGAAGCCACTGATTTTTCCTGACAAGACGATTTTGCGATCGATGGACGATTTCAAGTTGGTCGGCAAGAAGGACAAGGTGCGGATTCGCTTCTTGAAGGAGGACGTTGATGGCAAACCTCTGTTTGTTTCGGAGCTTCCCATCGACAACGATGCGGGATTCGCAGAACAAATGCCCATCATCAGAAAAGATGGCAGCCTCTTCACTTTCTACCGCGCCAGGAACGGACAAAAGTTTGCAGAGTCGTTTGATGGTGGCAGGACTTGGCAGTTAGGCGGGTACTACCCGATGCAGTTCTCAATCAATACCAAGTGCATCCTGAAAACGCTGCCCTCAGGAAGAGTCCTGCTGGTCGCAAACGATGTGCAAATGGATTCGAAAAACGGCGGCAAGCGTTACTTCTACACCGACGATCTCGGAAAAGAAAACGAGCTGAAGAAAAACAAGACCGCGCGCACACGCATGACGGCCTACCTCAGTGAAGACGACGGAAAAACGTTCCCCCATCGGATGCTTTTGTGTGACGATGGCCAAATCAGTTACCCTTCGGCAACGCTCGGCAAAGACGGTGCCATTTACATCGTCTATGATCAAGGACGCGGAGAGATCGGTCAGCACACAATCTTTCTGTCCAAGATCACGGAAGCCGACGTATTGGCGGGCAAACGAGTTGATGACGACAGCTTCTTGAACAACATCGTCAGCCGTCCCAGCGACCATGGCGGCGGACGCCGCGAGGGCGACACGCTATAA
- a CDS encoding DUF1553 domain-containing protein, producing the protein MIRKLFPAAAMILGILNCASVRSHAEDLFRDQIAPILERRCVSCHNDGQREGDFSLQTATSALADGFIEPGDAENSHLLDLITPTNGKAGMPKDADPLSDAERNLIRDWINDGANWPEGLRLTEAQVSDFDWWSFHPVQRPNVPPTQGFSVDDTWVRTPIDAFILKRLHEKGLTHASEADRRTLIRRLSFDLTGLPPTPAETAAFINDPDPHAYEKLVDRLLDSQHYGERWARHWLDVVKYADTCGYDKDKLRPNAWPYRDYVIRSFNEDKPYARFVQEQIAGDALFPGDPDGILGLGFIAAGPWDFIGHVEVSESKIDGKVARNLDRDDMVSNAMNTFCSVTIQCARCHHHKFDPFTQQHYYGLQAIFAAMDRAERPYDLDPTVESQRRQLESQITNLKSELAAFEKEIREAAGPRLAELQTQLTALQKDEEIKKDAAYGYHSGIAKTPDSLKWVDVTLPQPTDVSLIVLHPCHDEFAGIGSGFGFPLRFKVQVSSSQTVADNTQWTTIADHTQQDHPNPGLTPVEIECHEKNIQRVRITATQLAPRKDDYILALAELAVFDSEKQQLDLANDDCVSALDSIEAPVRWQKSNLVDGKWPQGGNPEIDQQIADLNKELQSRLAEIETPQRVERRKELTTSIEAAEAQLKELPKGKMVYAAATHFAPQSNFKPTEGEPRPIHVLMRGDVQNPSDEVVPGILPLSSHADWQLDDELPESQRRAELARWLTRSDHPLVWRSIVNRVWQYHFGQGIVATPNDFGRMGAAPTHPELLDWLACEFRDGGQSFKTLHRLIVTSSVYRQSSENHSDNAAIDGGNQYLWRMNRRRLEAEEIRDSILAVSGALDTTAGGPGFYLFELEHPQHSPHYEYHKFDPTDPKSHRRSIYRFIVRSQPNPWMTTLDCADSSQSTPRRSETLTSLQALSMLNNRFNLVMAERFAQRLQQQAATLDEQVELAMQLATQRRPEPMEHREFTAYAKNHGLANLCRFLFNLSEFVYLD; encoded by the coding sequence ATGATTCGGAAACTCTTTCCTGCCGCTGCGATGATCTTGGGCATCCTGAACTGCGCGTCTGTGCGGTCTCATGCCGAGGATCTGTTTCGCGATCAAATTGCACCCATCCTGGAACGGCGTTGCGTGAGTTGTCACAATGACGGGCAACGGGAAGGCGATTTCTCTCTGCAAACGGCGACCAGCGCTCTGGCCGATGGTTTTATCGAGCCGGGAGATGCTGAAAACAGTCACTTGCTGGATCTGATCACGCCAACCAATGGCAAGGCGGGGATGCCCAAGGACGCGGATCCTCTCTCTGATGCCGAGCGGAATTTGATTCGCGATTGGATCAACGACGGCGCAAATTGGCCCGAGGGATTACGACTGACCGAAGCTCAGGTGAGCGATTTCGATTGGTGGTCATTCCATCCGGTCCAACGTCCAAACGTGCCACCTACCCAAGGGTTTTCTGTAGACGATACATGGGTTCGAACGCCCATCGACGCGTTCATTCTGAAACGACTGCACGAAAAAGGTCTGACGCATGCTTCAGAAGCCGATCGCCGCACACTGATTCGTCGATTGAGTTTTGATCTGACCGGCCTGCCTCCCACACCGGCAGAAACGGCAGCGTTCATCAACGATCCAGACCCTCACGCGTACGAAAAGTTGGTCGATCGGTTGCTGGATTCTCAGCACTATGGTGAGCGTTGGGCACGGCACTGGCTCGACGTGGTCAAATACGCGGACACCTGCGGCTATGACAAAGACAAGCTACGGCCAAACGCGTGGCCGTACCGTGACTATGTCATCCGATCATTCAACGAAGACAAACCGTACGCCCGGTTTGTCCAGGAACAGATCGCCGGCGACGCACTCTTTCCTGGCGATCCTGATGGAATCCTTGGACTTGGATTCATCGCCGCCGGGCCATGGGATTTCATCGGACACGTCGAAGTTTCAGAGTCAAAGATCGATGGCAAGGTAGCCAGAAACTTGGACCGAGATGACATGGTCAGCAACGCGATGAATACCTTCTGCAGTGTGACCATCCAGTGTGCCCGATGTCATCACCACAAGTTTGATCCCTTCACACAACAACACTATTACGGACTGCAAGCCATTTTTGCCGCCATGGATCGTGCCGAAAGACCGTATGATCTGGATCCAACGGTGGAATCTCAACGTCGCCAACTCGAATCCCAAATAACCAACCTGAAGTCAGAACTGGCGGCGTTCGAGAAAGAGATCCGCGAAGCCGCCGGGCCACGATTGGCCGAATTGCAGACTCAACTGACGGCATTGCAGAAAGACGAGGAAATCAAGAAAGATGCCGCATACGGTTATCATAGCGGCATTGCTAAAACACCCGATTCGCTCAAGTGGGTCGATGTCACGTTGCCACAACCGACCGATGTATCGCTGATTGTGCTGCATCCCTGCCACGATGAGTTCGCAGGGATCGGCAGCGGCTTCGGTTTTCCACTGCGATTCAAAGTACAAGTCTCCAGTAGCCAGACCGTTGCTGACAACACACAGTGGACCACGATTGCCGACCACACGCAGCAAGACCATCCCAATCCCGGCCTGACGCCGGTGGAAATCGAATGCCACGAGAAAAACATCCAGCGAGTTCGTATCACGGCGACTCAGCTCGCACCACGAAAAGACGACTACATTCTGGCGCTCGCTGAGCTGGCTGTTTTTGATTCGGAGAAGCAGCAACTTGATCTCGCCAATGACGACTGCGTGTCCGCACTCGATTCGATCGAAGCACCTGTGCGATGGCAGAAGTCGAATCTTGTCGACGGAAAGTGGCCACAGGGAGGCAATCCCGAGATCGACCAACAGATTGCAGACCTGAACAAAGAACTGCAGTCTCGGCTCGCCGAGATCGAGACGCCGCAGCGAGTCGAACGCCGAAAAGAACTGACAACATCGATCGAAGCGGCGGAAGCACAATTGAAGGAGTTGCCGAAGGGGAAGATGGTTTATGCGGCCGCGACACACTTTGCACCGCAATCGAATTTCAAACCAACCGAGGGCGAACCCAGACCGATTCATGTCTTGATGCGAGGTGATGTGCAGAATCCCAGCGACGAGGTTGTACCGGGTATTCTGCCCCTTTCATCTCACGCCGATTGGCAACTCGATGATGAGTTGCCCGAATCTCAGCGTCGCGCTGAACTGGCTCGCTGGCTGACGCGATCGGATCATCCGCTCGTTTGGCGTTCGATCGTCAATCGAGTTTGGCAGTACCATTTCGGTCAAGGCATTGTCGCCACGCCGAATGATTTTGGTCGCATGGGAGCCGCGCCGACACATCCTGAGTTACTCGACTGGCTGGCGTGTGAATTTCGCGATGGCGGTCAATCCTTCAAGACCCTGCATCGATTGATCGTGACCAGCAGTGTCTATCGTCAATCATCAGAGAATCATTCTGACAACGCCGCCATCGATGGCGGCAACCAATACCTGTGGCGAATGAATCGTCGTCGTTTGGAAGCCGAGGAAATACGCGATTCCATTTTGGCGGTTAGCGGAGCATTGGACACCACAGCCGGAGGACCGGGTTTCTACCTTTTTGAACTCGAACACCCGCAACATTCACCGCACTATGAGTACCACAAGTTTGATCCGACAGACCCAAAGTCCCATCGACGCAGCATCTATCGTTTCATCGTGCGTTCTCAACCTAACCCATGGATGACGACTCTGGACTGCGCCGATTCGTCTCAAAGCACTCCTCGACGCAGCGAGACTCTGACATCGTTGCAGGCGTTGTCGATGCTCAATAACCGATTCAATCTGGTCATGGCGGAACGTTTTGCCCAGCGGCTTCAGCAGCAAGCCGCCACGCTGGATGAACAGGTCGAACTTGCCATGCAGTTAGCGACTCAGAGACGTCCAGAGCCAATGGAGCATCGGGAGTTCACCGCCTATGCCAAGAATCACGGCCTGGCCAATCTGTGCCGTTTCTTGTTCAACTTGAGCGAGTTTGTGTATCTGGACTAG
- a CDS encoding DUF1501 domain-containing protein: MINRRNFLSQTGSGFGALALASMLHQESTASDSPALKSFHHPPRIKRVVQLFMAGAASHIDLWDHKPLLEKFHGEASDFGEHVETFQNGLGPWMKSPFRFAPYGQSGKMLSDVVSPLGQCVDDIAFIHNMVGKTGVHSQATYLQATGFQRPGFPGMGAWVSYALGSINDNLPTFVVLPDHRGFASNGPKNWGSAFLPASAQGTAVFPQCDNPIEDLLPHADFATDESDAAGLAMLSRINGRYQSQRPGDSRLDARVRSYELAAAMQLSAPEALDLSGEPKHILRMYGLDRAGATYPAEINVPEEVEYFGRKCLTARRLLERGVRFVQIWSGNDNGFPRRNWDSHEDVARDHEPLARGMATGTAALIQDLKQRGLLEDTLILWTTEFGRMPSTQAGKGRDHNPYVFTNWLCGGGIKGGVSHGESDQWGYKPLDRNNPTQVYDIHATILHLLGIDHTKLTVRHDGLDRRLTDVHGHVITDILT; the protein is encoded by the coding sequence ATGATCAATCGACGCAACTTTCTATCGCAAACTGGCAGTGGCTTTGGCGCTCTCGCGTTGGCATCGATGCTGCATCAAGAGTCGACAGCCAGCGATTCTCCGGCTCTGAAATCCTTCCATCATCCTCCGCGGATCAAGCGGGTGGTGCAGCTCTTCATGGCCGGAGCTGCCAGCCACATCGATTTGTGGGACCACAAGCCATTGCTGGAAAAGTTTCACGGGGAAGCGTCTGACTTTGGCGAACATGTCGAGACGTTTCAAAATGGCCTGGGCCCGTGGATGAAGTCGCCGTTCCGATTCGCCCCATACGGTCAATCCGGCAAGATGCTGAGCGATGTCGTCTCACCTTTGGGCCAGTGCGTGGACGACATTGCCTTCATACATAACATGGTTGGCAAGACCGGCGTCCACTCTCAGGCGACCTACTTGCAGGCAACCGGTTTCCAGCGTCCAGGCTTCCCCGGCATGGGCGCGTGGGTCAGTTATGCACTTGGATCGATCAACGACAATTTGCCGACGTTCGTCGTGCTGCCCGATCACCGAGGCTTCGCAAGCAACGGGCCCAAGAACTGGGGTTCCGCGTTCCTGCCTGCCAGCGCTCAGGGCACCGCCGTTTTTCCGCAATGTGACAATCCGATCGAAGATCTGTTACCACACGCTGATTTTGCTACGGATGAAAGTGACGCTGCCGGGCTAGCCATGCTGAGTCGTATCAATGGCCGATATCAATCGCAACGTCCAGGCGATTCGCGTTTGGATGCTCGTGTCCGTTCCTACGAGCTGGCTGCAGCGATGCAACTCAGCGCACCCGAAGCGTTAGATCTGTCCGGCGAGCCCAAGCATATACTGCGGATGTATGGACTGGATCGTGCTGGTGCAACGTACCCAGCCGAAATCAATGTGCCCGAGGAAGTGGAATACTTTGGTCGCAAGTGTTTGACCGCGCGACGTCTGCTGGAACGCGGCGTACGATTCGTGCAAATCTGGTCCGGCAATGACAACGGTTTCCCACGTCGCAATTGGGACAGTCACGAGGACGTCGCTCGCGACCATGAGCCATTGGCTCGGGGTATGGCGACCGGAACTGCGGCGTTGATCCAAGACCTAAAGCAACGGGGTTTACTGGAGGACACACTCATCTTGTGGACCACCGAATTCGGACGCATGCCCAGTACTCAGGCTGGAAAAGGGCGTGACCACAATCCTTATGTTTTCACCAACTGGCTGTGCGGAGGCGGCATCAAAGGCGGCGTCTCACATGGCGAGTCGGACCAATGGGGATACAAGCCACTGGATCGCAACAACCCCACCCAAGTCTACGATATCCATGCAACGATCCTGCATCTACTGGGAATCGATCACACAAAACTGACCGTCCGACACGACGGCCTGGACCGCCGCCTGACCGATGTTCACGGCCACGTCATCACCGACATCCTGACGTGA